From the genome of Monomorium pharaonis isolate MP-MQ-018 chromosome 1, ASM1337386v2, whole genome shotgun sequence:
AAtcattactataaaaattttaatgtttgtttatactaaaattaaatgattcaattatttatgattcGTAACATGAATTTGagttttcataattaatattactatcaAAATGTCAATTATTCTCAGTTTATCAAAGTAATGTCTAATTTTGTGATatccaatttataaaaacataagtGTTCCTAAGAAATTCTAAGTACACAAAGCCCAAATTGTAATATCTGGTTATTAAAGCCCCgttctacaataggtgtaataagtttttaattttttactctaagatctgtaaaattaatttgtctttaaattttcttaaaaatcaatttattacgAATTGATTAGCTGATTAGTTTGCTTAAAACTTAGAGATTGTAGCTTGAAGTAGCGTCAGAAACGCTTTTTATCGAAGAAAGTCACAATTTAGAACTTAGAACAAAAAAACTACTACATTTGGgcgattaaattacatatagcctatatgcatatttatttatgactaCGTTTcaggtaaattatttaattgattagaTAATAGTAATCTACCTTTTGTAGAGGTCGATGCGGATGATGTTACGGTATTCACCGATGAATTAGTAGTCGTTAATAGAATGCTGGAAGCTGACGATGTACGGGTAGAAGATGCGCCACTCGCGAGCGCGATAGAACTCTTTCCGCTTTGCAAAAGATTCGATAACGTGGCACTTGTCACCGTAGGCTTACTACTTCCcgctatttaatttaaaaaaaagaacataagtaatatttaagaagTTGCTCTTTCAATAACGTTATTTGTAAACTAAGTTTGCAGTTAATGAGCacaaatcaatatattaattatttattttcaagtaagagatattttaatcaaatctatataaaaattagatctaaaagatgtcaattaatttgtaattcattattttgaaatcttattatttaatatttttcttaatcatttattatgattattcaACGATTGATGCAGTGACCTTACATATTGATCTTACCTGTGGGAGTTGCATTAACCCTAATCTGATTTCCTGTGGTAAAAACGTTTACCAATTTCGCGTCTCCATTTTTGTCAGGCAtactattttgtttataattgtttgaGATTATATTCGAGTAAGACTTAGGAGGCGCTattgttttcatttttgaaacattcgGCAACGGCACATTTGAAATAACCTTCGGTTTAGCCGTCAAGGGTTTAGACGTGTTAGACGTTTTTGAGGAGGTAGTTGTAGATTGACTCACAGCAGTAGGTGCTAAACGTATAGGCCCTATTGGCGCCAGACTCGCTAATGTACCAATATTGAGTGTTATGCCATTTTCCGAATTAATGTTTGTCtgcaacaatattttataatatacacaataattattatttgtagaatatatcttattttttaaaatacacaaatataattttatcgattattacagtataatatagcatagtataatataagcatagtataataaatgcattatgtataattacctGTCCAGGAGACTTAGAGTTCTTCTGGTCCGAGAATTGATTTCTCTGATTATTTGTAGGTCGCTTCCGTTTTACGGTAGAAGTATGATTCGTATGTTGTCCACCTACTTGCGCATTGGATTGGGTAGTGAACGTACCGATTTTGGGAGTCGAGCTCGTTGCCACATTCGTCCCGACCGATAGTGCGGAAGAAACAGGCGTGTTCGGCCGGGATTTCTTCACGGTTGGCGAGTTAGGTTCGCTTTCCACGGAACTGCTGGTCGAGTTTCGTCGTTTGTGAGagtctttcttatttttgtcaCAATTTGTTGCGATTGTCGGTCGCAATGGTAACGGGTGAGGTTGCAACAGGATACTGCCGATAAAATCTCCAATTTCGTCCAACACGCATCTATCCACCATGCTCTGCGTGATACCTTCGAGTACCTTCTTGGATGTGGATATTCTGAGATAATCATCGGCCGTACCCACGACCACCAAACTTGTCTCGACCAGCATCTTCTCGCGAAGCTCCTCTAAGTCGTCCGGTCTAACGAGAGTGGCATTTTGCCCGATGATAAACATGACGGGACAGCGAATGTCCATTAACATATCGTCGGGTGTGCCTCGTTTTCCTTCAACCGTGGTGAAAGGAAATCCAATGCAGATAACAGCAATTATATGTTCCATCTGAGCCACCTATATCGGAAAgccaagtttaaaaaaaattgttgacaatagaaagaaaaataatgcaaaatacgtaaaaacaattttacctGACAAGCAAGCGCTGCGCCAGCATTGAAACCCACAAGTATAATCGGCCTACCAGGGCAGTCACTTCTGACATCTTGTATCTTGGCTCTTGTTGCTTGAACCAATTGATCCATGCACACCATCATAGTCATTCGGTTGGCTGCCAGACCCATATGAATATGAACGGTAGCGACTGTGCCTAATGATCCCAACTGTGTGATCCACTTGTGCTGACGAGAGGAGACGGACGATGCGATGCTTGAAGGCACTACTATTAAAATCGGATTTCCAGgcaattttttctgtaattttattaattcttgcTTTACATTATTAGATCAAGAtaatatgcataaatattaatatactcgaataaaaaaaagttacaatagttaaaaaatagacaatttagaccttttttaaatcaaaaagtatataattaaattatatttacaggtCTATTTCCGCTCAAATTTTGTGCGACCGGATCCCAAGATCGTTTTAAGAGTGATCCAAGCGTCTCCCACGTTATGGAACCTCCCTTAGCATTGATATTAGGTTGCACAGCAATCATCTTATCGATTAATTGAGGAATCTTTAGTCTCAAGGTTTGTAGAATATCCAGGTAGATGGCTAAATATTCCTGGGGCAGATGTTCAAATAGTAAATTGTGCAACCATTGAGCCAGTCTCCAGTCCCAACCAGTTGAGGCTAACGTTTCCCGAAATCTCCTCGCTGCAATATCCACCGATGTTCTTCGAAAGATTGGCTCCATTGTGTTTTTAGCTTTGGCTAATCTTGCGAGCCTCTCCGAGCTCAATATCCGTGTCACTTTGGTAAATATTCGATTCTGGATTGGAGACCATAAAGTTTTCTCTATTTTCTCCTCCCaatcttcctcctcttcctcagGTCGCGCAAAACTTGCTAAACGTTCAAACTCGTCCATCATGTATCGAGCTCTAGATAAATCAAATGGCAATGGCAACGATTCATTGCTAATATTTTCCACATCAATTTCTTCATCCTTCCTATGCTTATCactagaatataaaaaataaggtaCTTAGTAGAACATTTGTTACATCAATTTTGTATCttcacatttaaataaaaatcagattAGTAACAtggatattataattaagttataatatattttttttaactaaattaagcTAAAGTTAggaattaacttatttaaaattagttaaatttaaaaatgctgcatagtattaactttttaattttattacttaatttttaactttttattaaacttatacaACTACACTCTAGTCAGacattaattcataaaataatcttataagATATCTTACCTCCCAGTgctttttgagaaaaataatttttttgtaggcTTTACATAAATGTTCTCTGGTTTCCAATTCCAAGGTCGGGCATAACAATgatctttatatattacatcaaCTTCCATCTCATAATTTCCAGCTAGTTGATGTAGGTATATAGTTAGTTTGTTTGAAATGTCATCAAGTGCTTCAGCAGTTGGACTTGGCAGTCCAGAACTGCTTACAGAGGTGGATGGTGCCAGAGGCGCCGAAGTTAGCATTATATTACCTTTTTTCTAAAACTAAATCagctaatattaaatataagtgtTCATGCACTTGATATTTCCAAAGTGCCTTTTAAGTATCGCATTGTATAATActatgataagattattatataaaacaccttaattctttttttttctcctttttggTAGAATTGATTCTGAAACagatattattcaattatatctCATTTCATATGttgaaagttaattaaatgcataaGTTTACTATTATTACACATCGCATATAATATTACgatatttaatcttttgagaattaaataatttaagataaatctTCCAGAAACTAACCTATACTCTTCTTTTTTCACATCGGATAACAAATGTTGCTCATTAAATCACTACCACTCTCATCTCGTAGTACTGCATTCATTAGAATTGAAACGATACTATTTATTTCGCTTCTATATATCGTTCCCGAAGATGCTGAATGTCGCAATGACAAACGTCCGTTGTCATTCAATCACGCGTGACACGAGGACGaagataataacaataatatttacaactaATTATggtaatatgtacatacacaagGTATAGCATAAGCTTATACAAGGTTGAGAGACGATAGTTGGAGTGAGTGGACAATATAAACGACTTTGTAGACGACACAATCTTTCTTAGCCCTAGTTTTTGGTTTTAACCAGTTTTAACCCTTTCACCTTTTCAGGCACTTTTGTGATCCTCAAACGCGATACGCCCTCTGTGGATCTCGGAAATTATGCATATAAACTACGTAGCCAATGTGCATAGGCGAGCGGATAACTCATATATGTGCACAATTCTGGTTGCGTTCCGTGCTATGTGCATAAGAAAGGAATGAGAAATAGATCGAATAATAGGAAAGAGCGAAATGTCAATAAGATCGAATAAAACAGTAATAAGAATGAGATGAGAATAACAGCTTCTCTTTGCTGTTACTCTCGTTTCTATTACTGATGTTTCACTCGTAATTATACCTTTAATTTCCCTTACTTACATAAATGACTGATCTATTGCAAACTATTTctatgacaaaaattaaattaaatacaaaaatcacTGCGATTTTTAAGTTTGTAGTTCGATCTTTAACTTATTTCAGACttcttataaaaacttttttttaaattaatctaaattgttaaatttgaaattttttactccTATACAATACTATAGCTATTATGCAAggtctacaatgtcagcaggagtaatggagtaaggagtaagagtaacaattgGAGAGACCAATTAAGGTTACATTCCAAAACGTCTtttccgaggaaaattttactttataggatacgttacgtgtactatatatttcgagtaaaattttcctcaGAAAGGACGTTTTTGAATGTAGCCTAAAAACCGGGAGTAAACAAAATAggcaaatctcatttcataCTTCTTAGTTCTTTActcctactccattactcctgctaAGCTGGCGTAAGGACGTatgcgaaataaattattttcatttcgtcTTGCTCCTACTGTGTACTATGTGAGAAGaataagaaaagtaaaattttaatagagatCCTTTTTAGGTATCCGCGAAATCTGGCTTTACAtcatagaattattttcatcttTCATTGTTTTCGTATGAGCCAAATGCTTAgttcacatttaattaaagctggataaattaattttccattaCACACAGAAATTTTGTGACAGGTTTGGAAGATTACATGATTTAGCTGTTACCACATGAAGAAATCATTGATGATTTTTGTTTCGTTTCCACGAAATGCATCTTCCAAGTTGGCAAAAACGAAAGTATTTccttattttatgcaattttactactaaataaaatttaattataatgacaatactgaagatttatttaaataattttgtaaaaaattacactatagtgaaataaataaaaaatatacatataatcaaataaacatatttatataaaacgtttagtttaaatatttattttctttttttacttactacttaaatagtattaatagaaataaattttcatatatacatatttataataaatacaattttgttaaaaatgcaTCCCTTAATAATCAGCGGCATTACTGGCCAAATAATCGCGACGTCCAATATTGGACGCCTGTTTATTCTGCACAGCTTCCAATTTCGGACACTCTGTGATTCTGTGTCCGAGTCCACCACAGTAACTGCAGCCGCGTTCGTCTgcgataaaacaaaaaaaaattaatttataattaatcaaacgCGGGCATAAATtcgtaataagaaataaaacctggaaaaaaaaatataagtcatCTTACCTCccaaattaagatatttttcattttccgaACAAAGTTCTAGCAAGAACGGTGGCACCTTTTGCTTTGCTTCCATTAGCAGATGTTTAAGATCGAGCAGTACTGATTCATCATTcgctttattaataaaagtcgTCGCTATACCAGTACGTCCAGAACGACCAGTTCGTCCTATCCTGTGcactaaaaattacaaaaatacattaaacatttatctCACGATTCCTtctcaaaatcatttttcatgATATGTTACCGTAATTTTCTACGTCATCTGGCATgtcataattaataacgtgTTGTACGTCGGCAAAATCGAGACCTTTCGAAGCAACATCTGTAGCAACAAGCACATCTTTTCGACCCGCGCGAAACGCTTCCACCGAACGTGATCTTTCCTCTTGATCTGAAAACATAATGAAATGaacaaatatttactatttaattatttaattcattttactATCTTAATTCACACATAACAGGGCTAACGCGATAATCAGTGcctgcaataattttatactgtactaaaattaaataaaatagaatttatcaaaaataccTATTCCTCCATGTATTGCAACAGCCTCCACTCCTTTTATAAGCAGATACTCGTGAATAGCATCTACATCGCGCTTTTTTTCTGCGAATATTAAGACTGGTGGTGCAGTCTTTTGAAGACATTCCAGAAGATAAACGATCTTAGCCTCTTGCTTAACATACTCTACTTCCTGTATTACATTCATTGATGCGGCTCCGGCTCGGCCAACGTTTATCGTTATAGGTTTCACCAGTGCTGAACGCGCAAAGTTTTGAATTCTTTTCGGCATAGTAGCAGAGAATAGAAGCGTCTGCCTCTGACCctatagtaaataatttttttttttttaaataaattttcaatctttccgcgttacataaaaaacataaaaaatgtaaaataatatttactctGAAAAATGAGAATATTGTTCGCACATCTTCCTCGAATCCCATATCTATCATGCGATCTGCCTCGTCCATGCAAAGATAACGACATACACTTAAAGTGACCATCTTTTTATGTAGCATGTCCATTAATCGTCCCGGAGTTGCTACCATTATATGTACTCCTCTACAAATAGCAAAAAAAGTttgtgtgatatattaaagataaaaatacaatatcaaaaatataattaacaataatagatACTAACTTGTTGATTATAGCTAACGACTCCGAAACAGACACACCTCCGATCGCCAAGCAACAGCGTATTTCCGGGCACTCCGTTTGTCTTAAGCTATTAGTGTAGTGTCGAATTATGTCGTAGGTTTGCTTAGCCAATTCTCTTGAGGGACATATTATCAAACCTACagatcataaaattattattgatgtatatttattaattaaatactactttatctatttgtattataaatgtttaccATAAGGCCCCTCCTTTTTAATGAATGGCATATCGATTTCTTGTTCCAGACAAAATTCAATGATAGGTAAAACAAACACCAACGTTTTACCACTACCGGTAGAAGCTATACCAATCATATCGCGCCCAGATaatctacaaatatttaacgtttGTACCATTTGCttaatgtattatgtatttaattaacgcaACAATATCACTgtaattgaaaactcacacTGTGGGTATTCCTTGGACTTGAATTGGAGTTGGCTTGGTGATACCCTTCTGTTCCAGTCCATACAAGATCGCTTTGTGAAATTTCATTTCCTTGAAGGTTTTTAAGGGTGGTGGTACTTCGTCACCCTCCACAAGTATCCTGAGCTTCCTACGTACTCTCTCATGACGCACCTCGCCGAGATTGAGTATCACTCTTGGTGGTTGCCAATTAGTTTTGATAGGATCTTTGTATTGAATACCTTTGGCTAATTCAGCGACGCCCATCAAAGCTTTATTCTCAGCCACGCTTTCCagaattttttcttcctccttcAACTGTTTCTCCATAGCACTTTCCTTTTTAGCtgttgcaaataaatttcataaattagtCTTAATTAAACTGTAATTGCTTCTTTGTTAACATACTTGTTAAAACTCTGCtcataaagattttatacCTTCAGCTAATTTCTTCAATTCGGTGTGTTGATCGAGAAGAGAAATATTAGATTTCCTCCCCCAAACTTGTCCGTCATCATTATCAGCATCATCTTTTTCATTCTCACTACTGCTCTTGCCAATGCCATTGTTAGTTTCCTCCTTTAACTGTCCAATCTTACCCAGTTTTGTGAGCAATTGCCTTTTACGATGCTTGGCAGGTACATATGGTTCATAATCGTCATCCGTATCCAAAGGActgtcttcttcctcttccctTCTGTATCTCTGCattgaaaacaatttaatacaaaaaatgtaccttgcattcaaaaatatttaaagatttaaaggCGACTTAATTACATtgtaaaattcatttattataaaatagaatctgtaataaaatgtCTCTGGAGTAACTAACCTTTATTGGAGGTTGTTCGTTGTTACTTTGATTATCCTGGCTCATTGTGGAAATGTTCGTGAttgtataatgaaaatattcagaaaaagCTATATCGCAATATACTGAACCATTGATTATTTGTTTCGTTATTATTCTGgctaattaaagtattttacacGCTCCATGCAACTTCAACCAAACACAAAAGTTGTATACAGTTGTGTACatcaatgtacatacatacacaggTACAGCGTACAGCCGGTACAGCAGCCACAGTCGTCGTACAGAGAAAAAGCTgagaaattctgaaaaatgaACAGTCCTGGCGCTCGCtatagaaagagagatattACATATGAGGCCTATATTTGTCTCTTTTCTAGCCTTTCATTGGTTGTTTTGTCCTCTTTATGTCACGCGGAAGGGAATCAAAATAACCAATGAGATGATAGAAAAGAGACAAACATGGGCCTTATACGTAgtatttctctttctaaaGCGAGTGCTCGTCTTGTTTATTGCGATGTCCAGTCCATTCTTTATGTCGATACTAAAACCGTGGTTGTCTCtagtgaaaatataaaatataatctttatttcagAGTGGTCGTTTTGTCTTTTCTCTCACTCTCTGAATACAGAGGATAATTCCCAAGTCGAGATTATTATCGATAGCGCTTTCGACTTTTCATGTATCGACGTTTCATAGCCGTGACAGACCGTGAGTCCGTGAGTGTGTGCTATATTGAGATTATTGAGAACTGTACGTATTTCGATCGGTGTCGACGCGGGCCGACACGGTTTGTTACACGATGAATTTATTTCTACCGTTGACGATTTTTATACTTCCTTTATACGGGCATAAACGCCGGCGCGATCTACCTACCATTTAAATGCGCGACGTACTGAGATGACTAACATACGCGGACTCCGATTCTCGTTAGGGTTCTGGTTTGACATTTTGCTGCGGGTGTTTCTGGCAGTATTATTCGTGTAAGTTTCATTCATGATGGGCGTTCAAGCTAAACAATCGATATGTTACAATTAGCGATGTGTCATTAAACTTGTTGTCCATATGTCAATCTTAATTAGTactaatattgatattaataataattaacagtggtgttagaatttttcttcatatatttttattctaaatcctcatttttgttcttttatcgataacttataatattaatataatttttgtaatagcAGTAGTTTTTCTggaagatatataataaattgtatattcatttttaatattgatcaTTATTGTGAGAGATAATCATCCATCTTTtctgattaatattaatactaattggtattaaaagatttacctatattatatttttataaatgttttatggttcttttatttatgttgatatatttttaacaaagaaataataagttttttaataacaaatcattttttttatagaaaaagaatgtaaattatacttaatatgaagaatataaattattaatgctgtttattattgtgttttaagAGCATATtagtcttttttataaaaaatgcaaattaagtGAAATGCTGAGTGTCATTATTTTTAGGGAGCTAGAAAAAGTAGAACCATTTACGAGAAAGATTCACGAAGATGAGCTATGGTTGTATAGAAATCCAAGAACGGAATCTTTTGTCCCAACTACAGTATTATGggtagatatatatgtatttaacaaTTAGAGAGTAACCATAAAATGAGTagaaattttaacaagtaGAGtgtcatttcttataaataataaatattgagtgaaaatatattacacataaaactttttttcagcCCCTTGTATTTATGATGCCGATCGTcgttatttgcttttttttcttaatgcacAAAGATAAAATCGATCTTCAACAGTCAGTATTGTCTATTACATTAGCCCTAGGAATTAATGGTCTCATTACagacattttaaaacttatagtaggtatgtaaaaagtttaaatacaaCAAGcttgtgttaaattaaaataggcAGTTTTAATAGCACACAatgaagatatttttttatcgttcatttttgttatattttcagGTCGTCCAAGGCCAGATTTCTTCTGGCGGTGTTTTCCAGATGGACAAATGAATCCAGGATTTAAATGTACTGGAGATCCGATTGTCGTTAGAGATGGAAAGAAGTCATTCCCAAGCGGACATTCCTCGTGTATGTTTGTTctgttaaacaatattaacaaatatagatGTTTCTCATACATGGATATAAACATAactctataattttttctatgtatacAAAGATCATTTGTATCCATGTAGATTAAGTTCAGTCTTGATTCTTACTTTCTGTATTTTCTTAgttgtaagaataaaatttacattggtGCAAATAAgcttaaaagtatattatgtatgaaatatatagAGATGAGATATCAGCTGCTGTTTgtgtataaaaagtatatatatttacagaagtaattttcattttagtTGCGTTCGCCAGTTTCGGCTTCATCGCCTTGTATTTAGCCGGAAAGTTACACACATTCAGCTTAGCGGGAAAAGGACAATCGTGGAAACTGTGCACGTTCCTTTTGCCGCTTTGTGTCGCTCTTACTATCGCGTTAAGCAGAACGTGCGACTATCACCATCACTGGCAAGGTAAAATCTGCATTTGAAATcttgtcaaaaaaataatacactcttattttgtacaattttatacattacaatCCGATACGAAATTTGTTTCAGACGTGGTAATAGGTTCGGTAATAGGCTACTGCTTAACATATATCTGCTATAGACATTATTATCCTCCATTAGATTCGCCATATTGCGACAAACCATACGTTGCGCTTACGTTACAAGTTCAGTCAAACACAGTTAAATCTAACAAGGACGAACAAATTAAGTGGATATaaagaaatcaaaattattattcgtttcgtaaataatattttaaactttaattaaaatttttgagaattgtatattttgtgtacctatatatatatacatatatatgtatatatatctccctgaaagaaaaaataaatgtacgtCTATACAGAAACAAATTCGGATATgttaaaacttatatatgtatattacagaTCTGTTCATTTTTagttgaattatatatttagccCTTTTCCTCTTCCTGTTTATTGACACTAAAGTGAATGCAGTATGATTCTtaggatttattataaaattaattatagaattaagCGGTAATAATGTGAAATcagtatttttattcattgtcTTTAAGTCTGAAAGAAATGGAGAaaacataaaagtatatattctatatatttatgtttaatatacaaaattatacatgatatagaactttaatattcaatatttatt
Proteins encoded in this window:
- the LOC105828390 gene encoding KAT8 regulatory NSL complex subunit 3 gives rise to the protein MLTSAPLAPSTSVSSSGLPSPTAEALDDISNKLTIYLHQLAGNYEMEVDVIYKDHCYARPWNWKPENIYVKPTKKLFFSKSTGSDKHRKDEEIDVENISNESLPLPFDLSRARYMMDEFERLASFARPEEEEEDWEEKIEKTLWSPIQNRIFTKVTRILSSERLARLAKAKNTMEPIFRRTSVDIAARRFRETLASTGWDWRLAQWLHNLLFEHLPQEYLAIYLDILQTLRLKIPQLIDKMIAVQPNINAKGGSITWETLGSLLKRSWDPVAQNLSGNRPKKLPGNPILIVVPSSIASSVSSRQHKWITQLGSLGTVATVHIHMGLAANRMTMMVCMDQLVQATRAKIQDVRSDCPGRPIILVGFNAGAALACQVAQMEHIIAVICIGFPFTTVEGKRGTPDDMLMDIRCPVMFIIGQNATLVRPDDLEELREKMLVETSLVVVGTADDYLRISTSKKVLEGITQSMVDRCVLDEIGDFIGSILLQPHPLPLRPTIATNCDKNKKDSHKRRNSTSSSVESEPNSPTVKKSRPNTPVSSALSVGTNVATSSTPKIGTFTTQSNAQVGGQHTNHTSTVKRKRPTNNQRNQFSDQKNSKSPGQTNINSENGITLNIGTLASLAPIGPIRLAPTAVSQSTTTSSKTSNTSKPLTAKPKVISNVPLPNVSKMKTIAPPKSYSNIISNNYKQNSMPDKNGDAKLVNVFTTGNQIRVNATPTAGSSKPTVTSATLSNLLQSGKSSIALASGASSTRTSSASSILLTTTNSSVNTVTSSASTSTKATEEMGMSNDAHLLDVSKSTHLPRQGAISNSTDNPHNTSCGNIVIVENSLHNRSTPSSVIVPFSGQSSSFLPLSNKLKISQKSMKTMPKITVNTNNLQRLQKGKPQNVQKKNIANDIDDDLGNILDIPIIFAKDDDNLSSMNKMPVVTQTTLTKESQDRPKLNNTTKVVLISNKQDKLPSKLGATPTQAVICPNMPVQNLNQLILQSRQNTNVSKNRIGMPLENRLVQPTVKYTKIILAKRNSQPAQQNEKNEQTITTKKVEDINAPKILTFEKNEHRFVQAQPATTSTNYDHRIDNILEIEDAIKTNIIERKYVPPLAIDETSSAALDDDCDIFNETKLDEIECDSEQSVFGNVSEMQT
- the LOC105828391 gene encoding ATP-dependent RNA helicase abstrakt encodes the protein MSQDNQSNNEQPPIKRYRREEEEDSPLDTDDDYEPYVPAKHRKRQLLTKLGKIGQLKEETNNGIGKSSSENEKDDADNDDGQVWGRKSNISLLDQHTELKKLAEAKKESAMEKQLKEEEKILESVAENKALMGVAELAKGIQYKDPIKTNWQPPRVILNLGEVRHERVRRKLRILVEGDEVPPPLKTFKEMKFHKAILYGLEQKGITKPTPIQVQGIPTVLSGRDMIGIASTGSGKTLVFVLPIIEFCLEQEIDMPFIKKEGPYGLIICPSRELAKQTYDIIRHYTNSLRQTECPEIRCCLAIGGVSVSESLAIINKGVHIMVATPGRLMDMLHKKMVTLSVCRYLCMDEADRMIDMGFEEDVRTIFSFFRGQRQTLLFSATMPKRIQNFARSALVKPITINVGRAGAASMNVIQEVEYVKQEAKIVYLLECLQKTAPPVLIFAEKKRDVDAIHEYLLIKGVEAVAIHGGIDQEERSRSVEAFRAGRKDVLVATDVASKGLDFADVQHVINYDMPDDVENYVHRIGRTGRSGRTGIATTFINKANDESVLLDLKHLLMEAKQKVPPFLLELCSENEKYLNLGDERGCSYCGGLGHRITECPKLEAVQNKQASNIGRRDYLASNAADY
- the LOC105828392 gene encoding phospholipid phosphatase 5; protein product: MTNIRGLRFSLGFWFDILLRVFLAVLFVELEKVEPFTRKIHEDELWLYRNPRTESFVPTTVLWPLVFMMPIVVICFFFLMHKDKIDLQQSVLSITLALGINGLITDILKLIVGRPRPDFFWRCFPDGQMNPGFKCTGDPIVVRDGKKSFPSGHSSFAFASFGFIALYLAGKLHTFSLAGKGQSWKLCTFLLPLCVALTIALSRTCDYHHHWQDVVIGSVIGYCLTYICYRHYYPPLDSPYCDKPYVALTLQVQSNTVKSNKDEQIKWI